From the genome of Geothrix sp. 21YS21S-4, one region includes:
- the coaE gene encoding dephospho-CoA kinase (Dephospho-CoA kinase (CoaE) performs the final step in coenzyme A biosynthesis.) has protein sequence MKLPGAPFPLLGLSGGIAAGKSFVAGRMAERGWAVIDADALAREAVLPGTEGLVAVVAAFGPDCLGPDGGLDRPWMAARVFGDAGARARLNAILHPRIEALLGERLAALPSTTRGAVLDAALWVERGRTHHFDAFWTVDAPEELRLARLEARDGLPREAALARIRAQATSSERALHADLVIVNDGRALEGILAEGEASLLANWRLRRGRTWRDPMPAPFSADQLRDVLTLLLSRGGDYGEAFVERRRAHGLAMDDGRMEDVLASETFGASLRLVDGDTTRFADLIAPTFDELTDAARTLAAPGTGNAALVPALAVEIHPTPSPVEREPGTVPLAEKVALVRRAEALARTETEALRTGSLKQASVGYSDSTQRVWIASAERGEDTWSTRLTEDHRTQVVLRANITVGDGTQLQTGYRALGETRGFELFTETAVADTVREAARLAVQALDARPAPAGTFPVVLSSSAGGTMVHEACGHALEADLVLAGMSAFAGKLGEKVAADSVTIIDDGTLPHKRGSQAVDDEGNPATRVVLIENGVLKAFLQSRKTSRKMGMEPTGNGRREGYRNLPIPRMRNTFLAAGNEAPETILRDLDHGLLVKHMGGGQVDTVTGNFVFQVTEGYWVENGEPKYPVKNATLSGCGPDVLKSITRIGSDLHFFDIGTCGKDGQGVPVSDALPTILCPALVVGGTADAVPSAS, from the coding sequence ATGAAATTGCCCGGCGCGCCCTTCCCCCTCCTCGGCCTCAGCGGCGGCATCGCGGCGGGGAAGAGTTTCGTGGCGGGGCGGATGGCGGAACGGGGCTGGGCGGTGATCGACGCGGATGCTCTGGCGCGGGAGGCGGTGCTGCCGGGGACCGAGGGCTTGGTGGCGGTGGTGGCAGCCTTCGGACCGGACTGCCTTGGCCCGGACGGCGGACTGGATCGGCCCTGGATGGCGGCGCGGGTGTTCGGGGACGCGGGGGCCCGCGCGCGACTGAACGCGATTCTCCATCCCCGGATCGAGGCGCTGCTCGGCGAGCGCCTCGCGGCGCTGCCGTCGACCACGCGGGGCGCAGTGCTGGACGCGGCGCTGTGGGTGGAGCGCGGCCGGACCCACCATTTCGACGCCTTCTGGACCGTGGACGCCCCCGAGGAACTGCGCCTGGCCCGCCTGGAAGCGCGGGACGGGCTGCCCCGGGAGGCCGCCCTGGCGCGGATCCGCGCCCAGGCGACCTCTTCCGAGCGGGCGCTGCATGCCGATCTCGTGATCGTCAATGATGGCCGGGCCCTGGAAGGAATCCTGGCGGAAGGGGAGGCATCCCTTCTGGCAAACTGGCGGCTCCGCCGAGGGCGGACCTGGAGAGACCCGATGCCCGCACCCTTCAGCGCCGACCAGCTGCGCGACGTCCTCACCCTTCTCCTCAGCCGCGGCGGCGACTACGGCGAGGCGTTCGTCGAGCGCCGCCGCGCCCACGGCCTGGCGATGGACGACGGCCGGATGGAGGACGTGCTCGCCTCGGAGACCTTCGGCGCCAGCCTTCGCCTGGTCGACGGCGACACCACCCGGTTCGCGGATCTGATCGCGCCCACCTTCGACGAACTGACGGACGCCGCCCGCACCCTCGCCGCGCCGGGCACCGGCAACGCGGCGCTGGTGCCGGCTCTCGCGGTGGAGATCCATCCCACGCCGAGCCCCGTGGAGCGGGAGCCCGGCACGGTGCCCCTTGCGGAAAAGGTGGCCCTGGTGCGCCGGGCGGAAGCCCTCGCGCGGACCGAGACCGAAGCCCTTCGAACCGGCTCGCTCAAGCAGGCCTCCGTGGGTTACAGCGACAGCACCCAGCGGGTGTGGATCGCCAGCGCGGAGCGGGGAGAGGACACCTGGTCCACCCGCCTCACCGAGGACCACCGGACCCAGGTTGTCCTCCGCGCCAACATCACTGTGGGCGACGGAACCCAGCTCCAGACCGGCTACCGGGCGCTGGGCGAGACCCGGGGCTTCGAACTGTTCACCGAAACCGCCGTGGCGGACACCGTGCGCGAAGCGGCGCGGCTCGCCGTCCAGGCGCTGGACGCGCGGCCTGCGCCGGCGGGCACGTTCCCCGTGGTCCTCAGCAGCAGCGCGGGCGGCACCATGGTCCACGAGGCCTGCGGCCACGCCCTGGAGGCTGACCTCGTCCTCGCGGGCATGAGCGCCTTCGCGGGCAAGCTCGGGGAGAAGGTCGCCGCCGATAGCGTCACGATCATCGACGACGGCACCCTGCCCCACAAGCGGGGCAGCCAGGCCGTGGACGACGAGGGGAATCCGGCCACCCGGGTGGTCCTCATCGAGAACGGCGTCCTCAAGGCCTTCCTCCAGTCCCGCAAGACCTCCCGGAAGATGGGAATGGAACCCACGGGCAACGGCCGGCGGGAGGGCTACCGCAACCTGCCCATCCCCCGGATGCGCAACACCTTCCTGGCCGCCGGAAACGAGGCGCCCGAGACCATCCTCCGCGACCTGGACCACGGCCTCCTCGTCAAGCACATGGGGGGCGGCCAAGTGGACACGGTGACGGGCAATTTCGTGTTCCAGGTGACCGAGGGCTACTGGGTGGAGAACGGCGAGCCCAAGTATCCCGTGAAGAACGCCACCCTGAGCGGCTGCGGCCCCGACGTGCTGAAGAGCATCACGCGCATCGGAAGCGACCTCCACTTCTTCGACATCGGCACCTGCGGGAAGGACGGCCAGGGCGTCCCCGTGAGCGACGCCCTCCCCACGATCCTGTGCCCCGCCCTCGTGGTGGGCGGCACCGCCGACGCCGTTCCGAGCGCGAGCTGA
- a CDS encoding acetyl-CoA carboxylase carboxyltransferase subunit alpha — protein MKDASPEQALDLSQLEKPVLELEAQIRAMEMDPSQAREREKLQRKLEKLKAELFSNLTDWQRAQLARHPKRPYTLDYLERICERFEELHGDRNFGDDAAIVGGMGWIEGNPVMVIGQQKGRDTKQKILRNFGMPKPEGYRKALRLMKLAEKFQRPVLCLIDTPGAYPGVDAEERGQAEAIARNLLEMAKLEVPIVAVVIGEGGSGGALALGVADRVLMMENAIYSVISPEGCASILWKDAAQAPKAAAALKLTAPHLLDLGVIDGIVKEPLGGAHADFDAAAEALKEAIIEAFSELSDLSAERLVEERYQKFARMGSVG, from the coding sequence ATGAAAGACGCGTCGCCCGAACAGGCTCTGGACCTGTCCCAGCTGGAAAAGCCGGTGCTCGAACTGGAGGCCCAGATCCGGGCCATGGAGATGGATCCTTCCCAGGCGCGGGAACGGGAGAAGCTGCAGCGGAAGCTGGAAAAACTGAAGGCGGAACTGTTCTCCAACCTGACGGACTGGCAGCGGGCCCAGCTCGCCCGCCATCCCAAGCGGCCCTACACCCTGGACTACCTGGAGCGCATCTGCGAGCGGTTCGAGGAGCTGCACGGGGACCGCAACTTCGGCGACGATGCGGCCATCGTGGGTGGGATGGGGTGGATCGAGGGCAATCCGGTGATGGTCATCGGCCAGCAGAAGGGCCGGGACACCAAGCAGAAGATCCTGCGCAATTTCGGGATGCCCAAGCCCGAGGGCTACCGCAAGGCCTTGCGCTTGATGAAGCTGGCCGAGAAGTTCCAGCGGCCCGTCCTCTGCCTGATCGATACGCCGGGGGCCTACCCGGGCGTGGACGCGGAGGAGCGGGGGCAGGCGGAGGCCATCGCCCGCAACCTGCTGGAGATGGCGAAGCTGGAAGTGCCGATCGTGGCGGTGGTCATCGGCGAGGGCGGCAGCGGCGGCGCCCTGGCCCTCGGCGTGGCCGACCGCGTCCTGATGATGGAGAACGCCATCTACTCCGTGATCTCGCCCGAAGGCTGCGCTTCCATCCTGTGGAAGGACGCGGCCCAGGCCCCCAAGGCAGCCGCGGCCCTGAAACTCACCGCGCCGCACCTTCTCGACCTCGGCGTCATCGATGGCATCGTGAAGGAGCCCCTGGGCGGCGCCCACGCGGATTTCGACGCCGCCGCCGAAGCCCTGAAGGAAGCCATCATCGAGGCTTTCTCCGAACTGTCGGACCTGTCGGCGGAGCGGCTGGTGGAGGAGCGCTACCAGAAGTTCGCCCGCATGGGCAGCGTGGGCTGA